One window of Cellulomonas shaoxiangyii genomic DNA carries:
- a CDS encoding VOC family protein translates to MSDDAFGTSSSGTSPSGGGAARPRLRATSMTISTARPHEQAHFYARLLGGRVTVEEEADPGDPNGITWAQVKPPAGEAGMTINVEHEREWTPPVWPARAGEQRSTQHLDIQVDDLDAAVAWALECGAREADVQPQDEVRVMLDLDAHPFCLFV, encoded by the coding sequence ATGAGCGACGACGCCTTCGGCACCTCCTCGTCCGGCACCTCCCCGTCCGGCGGGGGCGCCGCGCGGCCGCGGCTGCGGGCGACCTCCATGACGATCAGCACCGCGCGCCCGCACGAGCAGGCGCACTTCTACGCGCGGCTGCTCGGCGGGCGCGTGACCGTCGAGGAGGAGGCCGACCCCGGCGACCCGAACGGCATCACGTGGGCGCAGGTGAAGCCGCCCGCGGGCGAGGCCGGGATGACCATCAACGTCGAGCACGAGCGCGAGTGGACGCCGCCGGTGTGGCCCGCCCGGGCCGGGGAGCAGCGGTCGACGCAGCACCTCGACATCCAGGTCGACGACCTCGACGCGGCCGTCGCGTGGGCGCTGGAGTGCGGCGCGCGGGAGGCCGACGTCCAGCCGCAGGACGAGGTCCGGGTCATGCTCGACCTCGACGCCCACCCGTTCTGCCTGTTCGTCTGA
- a CDS encoding ABC transporter ATP-binding protein, producing MTPPSMPSGGNAVRGFTRDPAVKAQRLHRGSLRRILAFARPYRAQLAVFLVLIALGAAAGALTPWLLQRLIDDGINRGDTRVVVGVAATVAGLAVVSAILGVAERWVSARIGEGLIHDLRTAVFDHVQRMPLAFFSRARTGALVQRLNGDVLGAQQAFTSTLSNVVSNSLTVAFVLAAMLSMSWQLTLLSLVLLPVFVLPARWFGRKIAAITRESYELGADASQTMTERFNVAGAHLVKVFGDPAVESAAYAEQTARVRDIGVKRALYSTWFRIGLTTVASIATAIVYGLGGLLAIRDELTVGVVVALAAYLGRLYGPLTAMSNVQVDVMTALVSFERVLEVLDLVPTVGEKPDAADLRTAVAARGASVELDHVAFRYPSAGEVSLASLESVATLSHDPVADTLHDVTFSVPAGAMVALVGPSGAGKTTISQLVTRMYDPTRGAVRIAGQDLRDVTAESLRATVGVVSQEAHLFHDTIAGNLRFARPDATDADIERALRAAHVWDLVASLPDGIGTVVGDRGYRLSGGERQRLAIARLLLKAPDVVVLDEATAHLDSESEAAVQAALDEALTGRTSLVIAHRLSTVRQADLIVVVEAGRVVEQGTHADLLARGGLYADLYRTQFAQAAVA from the coding sequence ATGACTCCCCCCTCGATGCCCAGCGGCGGCAACGCCGTCCGCGGCTTCACGCGCGACCCCGCGGTCAAGGCCCAGCGCCTGCACCGCGGCTCGCTGCGCCGCATCCTCGCGTTCGCGCGCCCCTACCGCGCCCAGCTCGCGGTCTTCCTCGTCCTCATCGCGCTCGGCGCCGCCGCCGGCGCCCTCACCCCCTGGCTGCTGCAGCGGCTCATCGACGACGGCATCAACCGCGGCGACACCCGCGTCGTCGTCGGCGTCGCCGCCACGGTCGCCGGCCTCGCGGTCGTCTCCGCGATCCTCGGCGTCGCCGAGCGGTGGGTGTCGGCGCGCATCGGCGAGGGCCTGATCCACGACCTGCGCACCGCGGTGTTCGACCACGTGCAGCGCATGCCGCTCGCGTTCTTCTCCCGCGCCCGCACGGGCGCGCTCGTGCAGCGGCTCAACGGCGACGTGCTGGGCGCCCAGCAGGCGTTCACGTCCACGCTGTCCAACGTCGTGAGCAACTCGCTCACGGTCGCGTTCGTGCTGGCCGCGATGCTGTCGATGTCGTGGCAGCTCACGCTGCTCTCGCTCGTCCTGCTGCCCGTCTTCGTGCTGCCCGCCCGGTGGTTCGGGCGCAAGATCGCCGCGATCACGCGCGAGTCCTACGAGCTCGGCGCCGACGCCTCGCAGACGATGACCGAGCGGTTCAACGTCGCCGGCGCGCACCTGGTGAAGGTCTTCGGCGACCCGGCGGTCGAGTCCGCCGCCTACGCCGAGCAGACCGCGCGCGTGCGCGACATCGGCGTCAAGCGCGCCCTGTACTCGACGTGGTTCCGCATCGGCCTGACCACCGTGGCGTCCATCGCGACCGCGATCGTCTACGGCCTCGGCGGCCTGCTCGCCATCCGCGACGAGCTCACCGTCGGCGTCGTCGTCGCGCTCGCCGCCTACCTCGGCCGGCTCTACGGCCCGCTGACCGCGATGTCGAACGTGCAGGTCGACGTCATGACCGCGCTCGTCTCCTTCGAGCGCGTGCTCGAGGTGCTCGACCTCGTCCCGACCGTCGGCGAGAAGCCCGACGCCGCGGACCTGCGCACGGCCGTCGCCGCGCGCGGCGCGAGCGTCGAGCTCGACCACGTCGCCTTCCGGTACCCCTCCGCCGGCGAGGTCTCGCTCGCGTCGCTCGAGTCGGTCGCGACCCTCAGCCACGACCCCGTCGCCGACACCCTCCACGACGTCACGTTCTCCGTGCCCGCGGGCGCGATGGTCGCCCTCGTCGGCCCCTCGGGCGCCGGCAAGACGACGATCTCGCAGCTCGTCACGCGCATGTACGACCCCACGCGGGGCGCCGTCCGGATCGCCGGGCAGGACCTGCGCGACGTCACGGCCGAGTCGCTGCGTGCGACCGTCGGCGTCGTCAGCCAGGAGGCGCACCTCTTCCACGACACGATCGCGGGCAACCTCCGCTTCGCCCGGCCCGACGCCACCGACGCGGACATCGAGCGGGCCCTGCGCGCCGCGCACGTGTGGGACCTCGTCGCGTCGCTGCCGGACGGCATCGGGACCGTCGTCGGCGACCGCGGCTACCGCCTCTCGGGCGGCGAGCGCCAGCGGCTCGCGATCGCGCGGCTGCTGCTCAAGGCGCCCGACGTCGTCGTGCTGGACGAGGCCACGGCCCACCTCGACTCGGAGTCCGAGGCGGCCGTGCAGGCCGCCCTCGACGAGGCGCTCACCGGGCGGACCTCGCTGGTCATCGCGCACCGCCTCTCCACCGTCCGGCAGGCCGACCTCATCGTGGTCGTCGAGGCGGGACGCGTCGTCGAGCAGGGCACGCACGCCGACCTGCTCGCCCGCGGCGGCCTGTACGCGGACCTGTACCGCACGCAGTTCGCGCAGGCCGCGGTCGCCTGA
- a CDS encoding ribose-5-phosphate isomerase, translated as MSVARIVVGADDAGLAYKDALADLLRADPRVELVEDVGVHAGEDTAYPHVAVAAARRVAGGQADRALLVCGTGLGMAIAANKVPGVRAVTAHDTFSVQRSVLSNDAQVLCLGQRVIGLELAKVLVREWLDHEFDTASSSAAKVDAIRGYEQPGDVQPGEQQLGEQQPGGC; from the coding sequence ATGAGCGTGGCGAGGATCGTCGTCGGAGCCGACGACGCGGGGCTGGCGTACAAGGACGCCCTGGCGGACCTGCTGCGGGCCGACCCGCGGGTCGAGCTGGTGGAGGACGTGGGCGTGCACGCCGGGGAGGACACCGCGTACCCGCACGTCGCGGTCGCGGCGGCCCGTCGCGTCGCGGGCGGGCAGGCGGACCGCGCCCTCCTGGTGTGCGGCACGGGGCTCGGGATGGCGATCGCGGCGAACAAGGTGCCCGGCGTGCGCGCCGTGACCGCGCACGACACGTTCTCGGTGCAGCGCTCGGTGCTGTCGAACGACGCGCAGGTCCTGTGCCTGGGGCAGCGCGTGATCGGCCTCGAGCTCGCGAAGGTGCTCGTGCGCGAGTGGCTGGACCACGAGTTCGACACCGCGTCGTCGTCGGCCGCCAAGGTCGACGCCATCCGGGGCTACGAGCAGCCGGGCGACGTCCAGCCGGGCGAGCAGCAGCTGGGCGAGCAGCAGCCGGGCGGCTGCTGA
- a CDS encoding YqjF family protein produces MSGRLPDARVRVPVSLMRWESLTFLHWPCRPDDIAPLLPDGLVPDVVDGAAWVAVTPFLLRDLRAPGLPSPPPWSRVVEVNVRTYVRHPASGTDGLWFLTLLCSRAAVVAGLRSIGLPYRRAQGAVRDAAGLTTYAARGAAGGALRATVVPGGRVAPDRWLDSVTGRWNAYTQRAGRLWRVPVDHAAWPLHAAGVTELDTDLLTWCGLPAPSGAPHVTWSPGVDVRIGAPRLLPR; encoded by the coding sequence GTGAGCGGACGGCTGCCCGACGCCCGGGTGCGCGTGCCCGTGAGCCTCATGCGCTGGGAGTCCCTGACGTTCCTGCACTGGCCGTGCCGTCCCGACGACATCGCGCCGCTGCTGCCCGACGGCCTCGTGCCCGACGTCGTCGACGGTGCGGCGTGGGTCGCGGTGACCCCGTTCCTGCTGCGGGACCTGCGGGCGCCCGGGCTGCCGTCCCCGCCGCCGTGGTCACGCGTCGTCGAGGTGAACGTGCGCACGTACGTGCGCCACCCCGCCAGCGGGACCGACGGGCTGTGGTTCCTCACGCTGCTGTGCTCGCGCGCGGCCGTGGTCGCGGGGCTGCGCTCCATCGGGCTGCCGTACCGGCGCGCGCAGGGGGCGGTGCGCGACGCGGCGGGCCTGACGACGTACGCGGCGCGCGGTGCCGCGGGCGGCGCGCTGCGGGCGACCGTGGTGCCCGGCGGCCGCGTGGCGCCCGACCGCTGGCTCGACTCCGTGACGGGCCGGTGGAACGCGTACACGCAGCGCGCGGGGCGGCTGTGGCGCGTGCCGGTCGACCACGCGGCGTGGCCCCTGCACGCGGCGGGCGTGACCGAGCTCGACACCGACCTGCTGACGTGGTGCGGGCTGCCCGCGCCGTCGGGGGCGCCGCACGTGACGTGGTCCCCGGGCGTGGACGTCCGCATCGGCGCGCCCCGCCTGCTGCCCCGCTGA
- a CDS encoding prolyl oligopeptidase family serine peptidase: MAAAALAVGACGTGTTEPTATSSSTTTTPTGSASPSATSSASGTATGDAVASPSLESLQEQVVDQFEPMEYDDAEAGLTIRYHLFLPEGYDGDESYPMVVFISDSSRVGDDVGAPLADYGALIWASEQQQARQPTLVLVPQYPEVIIDDLDGHTVSDYVDMTAGLIRAVQEDYEVDSDRIYGTGQSMGAMTVMYLAAQQPDLFAAELLVSGQWDTADLQGLTEETFVYVAAGGDERATRGQDDVEAMLDEANVPFGTATWDATWSPTRLEEAADELLADDDRIYFVTFEAGTVLEAGGSDDGRTSEHMASFQPAYEIAALRDWLVEQED, encoded by the coding sequence GTGGCAGCGGCGGCACTCGCGGTGGGGGCGTGCGGCACGGGGACGACGGAGCCGACGGCGACGTCGTCGTCGACGACGACGACGCCGACCGGGTCCGCGTCACCGAGCGCGACGAGCAGCGCGAGCGGCACCGCCACGGGCGACGCCGTGGCGAGCCCGTCGCTCGAGAGCCTGCAGGAGCAGGTGGTGGACCAGTTCGAGCCGATGGAGTACGACGACGCCGAGGCCGGCCTCACCATCCGGTACCACCTGTTCCTCCCGGAGGGCTACGACGGCGACGAGTCGTACCCGATGGTCGTGTTCATCTCCGACTCCAGCCGCGTCGGCGACGACGTCGGCGCGCCGCTCGCCGACTACGGCGCGCTGATCTGGGCGAGCGAGCAGCAGCAGGCGCGCCAGCCCACCCTCGTCCTCGTCCCGCAGTACCCCGAGGTGATCATCGACGACCTCGACGGACACACCGTCAGCGACTACGTCGACATGACGGCCGGCCTGATCCGGGCCGTGCAGGAGGACTACGAGGTCGACTCCGACCGCATCTACGGCACCGGCCAGTCCATGGGCGCGATGACGGTCATGTACCTCGCCGCCCAGCAGCCGGACCTGTTCGCCGCCGAGCTCCTCGTCTCCGGCCAGTGGGACACGGCCGACCTGCAGGGCCTGACGGAGGAGACGTTCGTGTACGTCGCCGCCGGCGGGGACGAGCGGGCCACGCGCGGGCAGGACGACGTCGAGGCGATGCTCGACGAGGCGAACGTGCCCTTCGGGACCGCGACGTGGGACGCCACGTGGTCGCCGACGCGCCTCGAGGAGGCCGCGGACGAGCTGCTCGCCGACGACGACCGGATCTACTTCGTCACCTTCGAGGCGGGCACGGTCCTGGAGGCCGGCGGGTCGGACGACGGGCGCACCAGCGAGCACATGGCGTCGTTCCAGCCGGCCTACGAGATCGCGGCCCTGCGCGACTGGCTGGTCGAGCAGGAGGACTGA
- a CDS encoding DMT family transporter, whose product MSWLVLALSGVLEAVWATALGRSDGFSRVGPTVVFGVALLASMGGLAYAMRELPTGTAYAVWVGIGASLTVLYAMATGAEPASLVKVLLILGIVGCVVGLKLTH is encoded by the coding sequence ATGTCCTGGCTCGTGCTCGCCCTGTCCGGTGTCCTCGAGGCCGTGTGGGCGACCGCCCTCGGGCGCTCCGACGGCTTCTCGAGGGTCGGCCCGACGGTCGTGTTCGGCGTCGCCCTGCTGGCGTCGATGGGCGGCCTCGCGTACGCGATGCGCGAGCTGCCGACCGGGACCGCCTACGCCGTGTGGGTGGGCATCGGCGCGTCGCTGACCGTGCTGTACGCGATGGCGACCGGCGCCGAGCCGGCGTCGCTGGTGAAGGTGCTGCTCATCCTCGGCATCGTCGGCTGCGTCGTCGGGCTCAAGCTCACGCACTGA
- a CDS encoding dihydroxyacetone kinase family protein, translated as MSPLADDPARFADDVLDGFVDLYADQVRRVPGGVVRAVPAARSQVAVVVGGGSGHYPAFCGLVGPGLAHGAVVGNVFTSPSTADAVSVGAAAAGDAGVLLLTGNYAGDVMNFTLARDELRRRGVPAEFLVVTDDIASAPADEADRRRGIAGDLVVFKAAGAAAAAGASLEEVVAAATHANDRTRTLGVAFDGCTLPGADAPLFTVPEGMFGIGVGIHGEPGIGEVPACSATELATLLVDRLLAERPAGAATRVAAVLNGLGRTKYEELFVLWRAVRARLDAAGLQVVAPEAGELVTSLDMSGCSLTLVWLDDELERLWCAPAHTPAYRRGDVPVADGSEGAGGAGAASSAVTGPPADAASADADPADADPADAQPRVVDPADAAEAIVLVAALQRVVAVLGELEGELGRLDAVAGDGDHGRGMVRGAGAASDAATASADAGHGAAACLRDAGQAWADRAGGTSGVLWGAGVSAAADALGARPAADPLTRAARAVRAGVDAVAALGGARPGDKTMLDAAEPFAGELERAAAAGVPLDVAWRDALAAADAAASATAGLRPRLGRARPLAERSVGTPDPGAVSFAAVLTAVWSAARAADGPDEEGTR; from the coding sequence GCGGGCCGTCCCCGCGGCGCGCTCGCAGGTCGCCGTGGTCGTCGGGGGAGGCTCCGGGCACTACCCGGCGTTCTGCGGCCTCGTCGGGCCCGGGCTCGCGCACGGCGCCGTGGTGGGCAACGTGTTCACGTCGCCGTCCACCGCCGACGCGGTGTCGGTGGGCGCGGCCGCGGCGGGCGACGCCGGCGTCCTGCTGCTCACCGGCAACTACGCCGGTGACGTCATGAACTTCACGCTCGCGCGCGACGAGCTGCGCCGCCGCGGCGTGCCCGCGGAGTTCCTCGTCGTGACCGACGACATCGCGTCCGCCCCGGCGGACGAGGCGGACCGCCGCCGCGGGATCGCGGGTGACCTCGTCGTGTTCAAGGCCGCCGGTGCGGCCGCGGCCGCGGGTGCGTCGCTCGAGGAGGTCGTCGCGGCCGCGACGCACGCCAACGACCGCACGCGCACGCTCGGCGTCGCGTTCGACGGCTGCACCCTGCCCGGCGCGGACGCGCCGCTGTTCACCGTCCCCGAGGGCATGTTCGGCATCGGCGTGGGCATCCACGGCGAGCCCGGCATCGGCGAGGTGCCGGCGTGCAGCGCGACGGAGCTCGCGACCCTGCTCGTCGACCGGCTGCTGGCGGAGCGGCCCGCCGGTGCGGCGACCCGGGTCGCGGCGGTGCTCAACGGGCTGGGGCGGACCAAGTACGAGGAGCTGTTCGTGCTGTGGCGGGCCGTGCGCGCACGCCTCGACGCGGCCGGCCTGCAGGTCGTGGCGCCCGAGGCCGGGGAGCTCGTCACGAGCCTCGACATGTCCGGGTGCTCGCTGACCCTCGTGTGGCTCGACGACGAGCTGGAGCGCCTGTGGTGCGCGCCGGCGCACACGCCCGCCTACCGGCGCGGTGACGTCCCGGTGGCCGACGGGTCGGAGGGGGCCGGCGGCGCCGGGGCCGCGTCGTCGGCGGTGACCGGACCGCCCGCCGACGCAGCGTCCGCCGACGCAGACCCCGCCGACGCAGACCCCGCCGACGCGCAGCCGCGCGTGGTGGACCCGGCCGACGCCGCCGAGGCGATCGTGCTGGTCGCGGCGCTGCAGCGCGTCGTCGCGGTGCTCGGGGAGCTCGAGGGCGAGCTGGGCCGGCTCGACGCGGTCGCGGGCGACGGCGACCACGGGCGCGGCATGGTGCGGGGCGCGGGTGCCGCGTCCGACGCCGCCACCGCCTCCGCCGACGCGGGACACGGCGCCGCCGCGTGCCTGCGCGACGCGGGCCAGGCCTGGGCGGACCGCGCGGGCGGCACGTCGGGCGTGCTGTGGGGCGCGGGCGTCTCCGCGGCCGCCGACGCGCTCGGGGCGCGGCCCGCGGCCGACCCGCTGACCCGCGCCGCCCGGGCGGTGCGCGCGGGGGTCGACGCCGTCGCGGCGCTCGGCGGTGCGCGGCCCGGCGACAAGACGATGCTCGACGCCGCCGAGCCGTTCGCGGGCGAGCTCGAGCGGGCCGCCGCCGCGGGCGTGCCCCTGGACGTGGCGTGGCGGGACGCGCTCGCGGCGGCCGACGCCGCGGCGAGCGCCACGGCCGGCCTGCGGCCGCGGCTCGGGCGCGCTCGGCCGCTGGCCGAGCGGAGCGTGGGGACGCCCGACCCCGGCGCCGTGTCGTTCGCGGCGGTGCTCACAGCGGTGTGGTCCGCGGCGCGCGCCGCGGACGGACCGGACGAGGAGGGGACGAGATGA
- a CDS encoding MarR family winged helix-turn-helix transcriptional regulator produces the protein MDAPLHEDDAPPADGAPRNGGPTGPSEEFLELLHDVLRNVRREASELLGHEMTPGQLRLLRTLDRCDRPRRLGELADVLDVAPRSVTSKVDQAEEDGWVRRVPDPADRRATLVELTDAGRAQLARLSERRQEGARARLDVLTPAEQTELLTLLRRVARG, from the coding sequence GTGGACGCCCCGCTGCACGAGGACGACGCCCCGCCGGCCGACGGCGCGCCCCGCAACGGCGGGCCGACCGGCCCGTCCGAGGAGTTCCTCGAGCTCCTGCACGACGTGCTCCGCAACGTCCGGCGCGAGGCGTCCGAGCTGCTCGGCCACGAGATGACGCCCGGGCAGCTGCGGCTGCTGCGCACCCTCGACCGCTGCGACCGGCCGCGCCGGCTGGGCGAGCTCGCCGACGTCCTCGACGTGGCGCCCCGCTCCGTCACGTCGAAGGTCGACCAGGCCGAGGAGGACGGCTGGGTGCGGCGCGTCCCCGACCCGGCGGACCGCCGCGCGACGCTCGTGGAGCTCACCGACGCGGGCCGCGCGCAGCTCGCGCGGCTGTCGGAGCGCCGCCAGGAGGGCGCGCGCGCCCGCCTCGACGTCCTGACCCCCGCGGAGCAGACCGAGCTGCTGACCCTCCTCCGCCGCGTCGCCCGCGGCTGA